A genomic region of Pseudomonas sp. RSB 5.4 contains the following coding sequences:
- a CDS encoding MucB/RseB C-terminal domain-containing protein, producing MRAIPLLSLLLGGWFVVPAHADEAQDWLTRLGQAEQQQSFHGTFVYERNGSFSTHNIWHRVQNGQVRERLLQLDGSAQEVVRVDGHTQCVSGTLIAGLGDSPNSNARSLDPQKLKNWYDLAVIGKSRVAGRDAVIVSLTPRDQHRYGFELHLDKQTGLPLKSLLLNDKGQLLERFQFTSLDTADAPSDKDLQPGTDCKAITLDSDKASAVKTAQVWHSDWLPPGFVLTSSTSHKDPETKTQVSSLMYDDGLARFSVFLEPLNGATVTDTRTQLGPTVAVSRRLTTPEGEMMVTVVGEIPIGTAERIALSMRNDGAATSKQ from the coding sequence ATGCGCGCCATACCTCTACTTTCGCTTCTGCTTGGCGGCTGGTTCGTTGTTCCAGCCCATGCCGACGAGGCTCAGGACTGGTTGACCCGCCTGGGCCAGGCCGAGCAGCAGCAAAGCTTCCACGGCACTTTCGTATACGAGCGTAACGGTAGTTTTTCTACCCACAACATCTGGCATCGTGTCCAGAATGGCCAGGTCCGTGAGCGTTTGCTTCAGCTCGATGGCTCGGCGCAGGAAGTCGTGCGCGTTGATGGACATACTCAATGCGTCAGCGGCACCCTGATTGCGGGGTTGGGAGACTCACCCAACTCGAACGCTCGTTCGCTTGATCCCCAAAAGCTGAAAAACTGGTATGACCTTGCTGTCATCGGCAAGTCGCGCGTGGCCGGGCGTGATGCGGTCATCGTATCGCTTACGCCTCGTGACCAGCATCGCTACGGTTTCGAACTGCATCTGGATAAACAGACTGGTTTGCCACTCAAGTCGTTGCTGCTCAATGACAAGGGGCAGTTACTCGAGCGCTTCCAGTTCACCAGCCTTGATACCGCTGATGCCCCTTCTGACAAAGATCTGCAACCTGGCACCGATTGCAAGGCAATCACCCTCGACAGTGACAAGGCCTCCGCCGTGAAGACGGCCCAGGTTTGGCACTCGGACTGGCTGCCTCCGGGGTTTGTGCTGACCAGCAGTACCTCGCATAAAGACCCGGAAACCAAGACTCAGGTCAGCAGCCTGATGTATGACGACGGGCTGGCGCGGTTTTCGGTGTTTCTGGAGCCGTTGAACGGCGCGACAGTCACCGATACCCGCACACAGCTCGGGCCGACCGTCGCTGTTTCCCGCCGCCTGACCACACCTGAAGGCGAAATGATGGTGACGGTGGTCGGTGAAATACCCATTGGCACGGCCGAACGGATTGCCCTGTCGATGCGCAACGATGGCGCTGCAACCAGCAAGCAGTGA
- the rpoE gene encoding RNA polymerase sigma factor RpoE, giving the protein MLTQEEDQQLVERVQRGDKRAFDLLVLKYQHKILGLIVRFVHDTHEAQDVAQEAFIKAYRALGNFRGDSAFYTWLYRIAINTAKNYLVSRGRRPPDSDVSSEDAEFYDGDHGLKDLESPERALLRDEIEGTVHRTIQQLPEDLRTALTLREFDGLSYEDIASVMQCPVGTVRSRIFRAREAIDKALQPLLQEN; this is encoded by the coding sequence ATGCTAACCCAGGAAGAGGATCAGCAGCTGGTCGAGCGCGTTCAGCGTGGCGACAAGCGAGCTTTCGATCTGCTGGTGCTGAAATATCAGCACAAAATTCTCGGGTTGATCGTGCGTTTCGTGCACGACACCCATGAAGCCCAGGATGTGGCTCAGGAAGCCTTTATCAAGGCCTACAGAGCGCTAGGAAACTTTCGCGGAGACAGCGCGTTCTATACGTGGCTTTACCGCATTGCCATCAACACGGCAAAAAACTATCTGGTTTCACGCGGCCGCCGGCCGCCGGATAGCGATGTAAGTTCTGAAGATGCGGAGTTCTACGACGGCGATCACGGCCTCAAGGATCTCGAATCACCGGAACGCGCATTGCTGCGGGATGAGATCGAAGGCACCGTCCATCGAACCATTCAGCAACTGCCAGAGGATTTACGTACGGCTTTAACTTTACGTGAATTCGATGGTCTGAGTTACGAGGACATTGCGAGCGTCATGCAGTGTCCGGTGGGTACCGTGCGCTCCCGGATTTTCCGCGCCCGGGAGGCCATCGATAAAGCCCTGCAGCCGTTGTTGCAGGAAAACTGA
- a CDS encoding RseA family anti-sigma factor, translating to MSREALQESLSAVMDNEADELELRRVINALDDVETRETWARYQIARAAMHKDLLLPRLDIAAAVSAALEDETAPAKVSRGPWRNLGRLAVAASVTVAVLAGVRLYNQDEIAGVELAQQSNQPSLVAPQVKGPAVLAGYKESSETTGPMANGVLQGQPGWHDQRLPGYLRQHAQQAALKGTESALPYARAASMENR from the coding sequence ATGAGTCGTGAAGCCCTGCAGGAATCGCTGTCCGCAGTGATGGATAACGAAGCGGACGAACTGGAATTGCGTCGAGTGATCAATGCACTGGACGATGTTGAAACCCGTGAGACCTGGGCTCGTTATCAGATCGCTCGGGCAGCGATGCACAAGGATCTGCTACTTCCGCGTCTGGACATTGCTGCGGCAGTTTCTGCTGCGCTGGAAGACGAAACGGCTCCAGCCAAAGTATCCCGTGGCCCATGGCGCAATCTTGGCCGTCTGGCCGTTGCAGCGTCGGTGACTGTTGCGGTGCTGGCCGGTGTGCGCCTGTACAATCAGGACGAAATCGCTGGCGTCGAGCTGGCCCAGCAGTCCAATCAGCCTTCGCTGGTTGCGCCTCAGGTCAAAGGCCCGGCTGTTCTGGCAGGCTACAAGGAAAGCTCGGAAACCACAGGCCCGATGGCCAACGGCGTACTGCAAGGTCAGCCAGGCTGGCACGATCAGCGTCTGCCAGGCTATCTGCGTCAGCATGCCCAGCAGGCTGCACTGAAAGGTACTGAAAGCGCACTGCCTTATGCGCGTGCAGCAAGCATGGAAAACCGTTAA
- a CDS encoding DegQ family serine endoprotease, translating to MSILSLKSYLSIFATVLVLGQAVPAAQAADLPDFTQLVEQASPAVVNISTTQKLPDRKVNQQMPDLEGLPPMLREFFERGMPPQQRSPRGDRQREAQSLGSGFIISSDGYILTNNHVIADADEILVRLADRSEMKAKLIGTDPRSDVALLKIDGKDLPVLKLGKSQDLKAGQWVVAIGSPFGFDHTVTQGIVSAVGRSLPNENYVPFIQTDVPINPGNSGGPLFNLNGEVVGINSQIYTRSGGFMGVSFAIPIDVAMDVSNQLKSGGKVSRGWLGVVIQEVNKDLAESFGLDKPAGALVAQIQDDGPAAKGGLQVGDVILSMNGQPIVMSADLPHLVGALKAGAKANLEVIRDGKRKNVELTVGAIPDEDKELASLPKSGAESSSNRLGVSVVELTDEQKKAYDLKGGVVIKDVQDGPAALIGLQPGDVITHLNNQAIGSTKEFGEIAKALPKNRSVSMRVLRQGRASFITFKLAE from the coding sequence ATGTCGATACTTAGCTTGAAGTCTTATCTCTCCATTTTCGCCACCGTGCTGGTGCTCGGTCAGGCTGTTCCCGCTGCCCAGGCGGCCGACTTGCCGGACTTCACCCAACTGGTTGAACAGGCCTCGCCTGCGGTGGTGAACATCAGTACCACGCAGAAGCTGCCGGATCGCAAAGTGAACCAGCAGATGCCTGACCTGGAAGGCTTGCCGCCGATGCTGCGCGAGTTCTTCGAGCGTGGCATGCCGCCTCAGCAGCGTTCGCCACGCGGTGATCGCCAGCGTGAAGCGCAATCGCTGGGTTCGGGCTTCATCATTTCCTCGGATGGCTACATCCTGACCAACAACCATGTGATTGCCGATGCCGACGAAATCCTCGTGCGTCTGGCTGATCGCAGTGAAATGAAAGCGAAGCTGATCGGCACCGACCCGCGTTCCGACGTGGCCCTGCTGAAAATCGATGGCAAGGATCTGCCGGTGCTCAAGCTCGGCAAGTCCCAGGACTTGAAGGCTGGTCAGTGGGTCGTAGCGATCGGTTCGCCGTTCGGCTTTGACCATACCGTGACTCAGGGCATCGTCAGCGCCGTCGGCCGTAGCCTGCCGAACGAAAACTACGTGCCGTTCATCCAGACCGACGTGCCGATCAACCCGGGTAACTCCGGTGGCCCGCTGTTCAACCTGAATGGTGAAGTGGTCGGGATCAACTCGCAGATCTACACCCGTTCCGGTGGTTTCATGGGTGTGTCGTTCGCCATCCCGATTGACGTAGCCATGGACGTTTCCAATCAGCTGAAAAGCGGTGGCAAGGTCAGTCGCGGTTGGCTGGGTGTGGTCATCCAGGAAGTAAACAAGGATCTGGCGGAGTCGTTCGGTCTTGATAAGCCGGCCGGTGCGCTGGTTGCGCAGATTCAGGATGACGGTCCGGCAGCCAAGGGCGGCCTGCAAGTGGGTGACGTGATCCTGAGCATGAACGGTCAGCCGATCGTCATGTCCGCCGACCTGCCACACCTGGTCGGTGCGCTGAAGGCTGGCGCCAAGGCCAACCTCGAAGTGATTCGTGACGGCAAGCGCAAGAATGTCGAGCTGACAGTCGGCGCAATTCCGGACGAAGACAAAGAGCTGGCATCGCTACCGAAATCCGGCGCGGAAAGCAGCAGCAACCGCCTCGGTGTGTCGGTGGTCGAATTGACCGATGAGCAGAAGAAAGCCTACGACCTCAAAGGCGGCGTGGTCATCAAGGACGTCCAGGATGGTCCTGCAGCCCTGATCGGTCTGCAGCCGGGTGATGTGATCACTCACCTGAACAACCAGGCCATCGGCTCCACCAAGGAGTTCGGCGAGATCGCCAAGGCGCTGCCGAAGAATCGTTCGGTGTCGATGCGCGTTCTGCGTCAAGGCCGGGCCAGCTTCATCACCTTCAAACTGGCTGAATAA